The sequence CAGCTTCCGTCTTGCCAAGGACATCCGGTACGGTCGCCTGCTGATCGAATACGCCCGTCAGATACAGAATCGCTCCGGCTGCAATCAGCAGCAGGAACACGGCGACCAGCCAAGGCCACTTTTTCCGCTTCTTTTTCAAAGGATCCGTTTTCGGCTGCTTCGGTGCAGGTTTCACAGGATCGAGCTTCACTGTCTCTTCCGGATCGATCAGCTGCGGCACATCTTTGATGACTGGCAGGGCCCGGGTCTCATCCTCATCAAAGGGCAGCGTGAATTTCGCTTCGCGCGCGCGCGACGGACTCAGGGATGTCTGCAAATCTTCATACATGGCATCTGCGGATACGTATCGGTGGCGCGGATCCTTCGCCGTCGCCTTCAGGATGATATTCTCCACGCTCTGCGGGATTTCCGGGTGTTCCGCACGGACGGATGGAGTTTCTTCCTGAAGATGCTTCAATGCGACTGCCACGGCGGATTCCGCGGAAAACGGCAGCTTTCCGGTCAGCAGCTCGTAGAAAACGATGCCAAGTGAATAGATATCGGACTTCTTCGTCGCCATGCCTCCCCGTGCCTGTTCCGGCGAAAGATAGTGGACCGTACCGAGGACGGAGTTCGTTTTCGTGTGCGACGTCGCTGTCAGCGCCATGGCGATACCAAAGTCGGTGATCTTCACATTCCCGTCTTCGTCCATCAAGATGTTCTGCGGTTTGACATCACGGTGGATAATGCCGTTATGGTGTGCATTTGAAATCGCGGCTGTCAGCTGCAGCATGATCGGAATCGCCTTTTCGGGCGAAAGCGGGCCCTGCTCGAGTATGTAGCGCTTCAGCGTCATGCCTTTGACATATTCCATTACAAGATAATGGAGTTCTCCCTCTTCACCCACGTCAAAAATATTGACGATGTTCGGGTGGGTTAGACTTGTCGCGGACAGCGCCTCCCGCTGGAAACGGCGTTTCAGCTCTTCTTCGTGCGCAAATTCATAATTAAGTACTTTGATGGCGACGTCACGGTCAAGGATAAGGTCATGCGCCAGGTAGACTTTCGACATGCCCCCTTCGCCGATCGTGCCGATGATATCGTAGCGGTCCCCGATCCGATTACCGATCATATAGCATCCGCTCCCTGTTCAGGGAGTGTGAGCAGGATCGCTGTGATATTATCCTCTCCGCCCCGTTCATTCGCAAGATCGATCAGCTTCGTTACTTTGCTGTCCACCGTACCATCCGCTTCGATCAGTTCCCGCATCGTTCCTTCATCGACTTTGTTGCTCAGCCCGTCCGTACACATGAGCAGACAGTCGCCATACTCAAATGGGACGTGATAGAAATCAGGCCGGATGCTGCGTTCGGAACCGACAGCTCTCATGATCCA comes from Sporosarcina trichiuri and encodes:
- the pknB gene encoding Stk1 family PASTA domain-containing Ser/Thr kinase, which translates into the protein MIGNRIGDRYDIIGTIGEGGMSKVYLAHDLILDRDVAIKVLNYEFAHEEELKRRFQREALSATSLTHPNIVNIFDVGEEGELHYLVMEYVKGMTLKRYILEQGPLSPEKAIPIMLQLTAAISNAHHNGIIHRDVKPQNILMDEDGNVKITDFGIAMALTATSHTKTNSVLGTVHYLSPEQARGGMATKKSDIYSLGIVFYELLTGKLPFSAESAVAVALKHLQEETPSVRAEHPEIPQSVENIILKATAKDPRHRYVSADAMYEDLQTSLSPSRAREAKFTLPFDEDETRALPVIKDVPQLIDPEETVKLDPVKPAPKQPKTDPLKKKRKKWPWLVAVFLLLIAAGAILYLTGVFDQQATVPDVLGKTEADAIALLEENGLVVDGKAVEQPSEEYEAGEVFRTIPEAGKERDKGSAVKLYVSTGKETMTFSDYSGREYKSVKERLETYDFRSVEAEEVYDDKPEGTILSQDPEPDTEVVPSETDVVFTISKGPELVTLESLTGYTDDQLNAYAKSSGFNITVKKRTHSDSIPEGQVLSQDPAAGQSLPIGAKVDVIVSKGPAQKPVKLYVKRIKIPYEEAAPDGSDEDGEDEDKREPQTVRIYIQDRSHSMTDPAEKFDITEDTEKQITVELEEGQRGGYKVMRGSTVVDEKTFDYKDIQ